DNA sequence from the Cucumis melo cultivar AY chromosome 6, USDA_Cmelo_AY_1.0, whole genome shotgun sequence genome:
AACGCacttctattttcttttacaaaatctATTAATGGTAACAATtagtacaaatatttaaaagacTAAATATAACATTAAATCATCTACCGATGTAAATAGGAATATTTAGAGCATTAAAATTGAATTCATCCCTAAGTTACGTAGAATATTTATGTTATGAATGGATTGGGCCACTTATTCAACTCAACTCTTAGTTTgcaatttaaatatattttaaactaaAATCATTTTTAAGTTCAACAATACGAGATACGGAGATTTAAATTTCTAACCAAATACACTTTATAAAGACAAGGTTTGAATATTTAGGGATTAATTGATTTGAGAAAAAATACGAGAGTACGAAGATTTGAATCTCTAACTTTAAGGGAAAATATCAATTCCAATAAGTTATGCTTAAGTTGACTCATTAATGTACTCTTATTTGTTAATGTAATGTGAATTCGTATCAAAATTATTGTGATATGGTTGGGTCATAACTTCAAATCCTTTAAATACCAGATGTTAAAATAGGTATCGGCTAAAAAGAGATACAATAATAAATAGCTAACATCAACCTCTTTTCTTGgataagaaaaatatatagtatctTTCTTAGAGAGGACTATCTTCAGTGGAAGAACCAACAATGTCCTTCAATGGACACTCGAAGGGAGCAAAAAGAGTGCATAAGCAGGATGCAGTCTGAAACTTCTTGAAGCTAGTTGCTCAACCATCGACATCAAAACATGTCGACTACCTTCAAGTAACCTACACATGATTTGTAATGCATGTTTAGATTGACTTTTGAGCatcagaaaaaaaaatttaagagtAAAAAATTTGTCTTAAATCACTTAGCAATCCATCCAAACAAAGGCGAATATGATAGACCAAAAAACTGAGTAGACCGACCGACCAAACTGAAGTCGATCGGTTGGAGAATGAGAGGAGTTGATTGGTGCGGGTTTGTGAAAGTTCCAAATcgagaaatttcaaaaaatattttttagtgTTAAACCGGTCGGCGAATACAAGACCGACCGACATTTACCCATTGATGGTCGAGGCTGGGTTGAACATTTACTGGTTAAAAATCCGACTTCGGCTAACTGATGATCACTTAGACATCCAAGTAGATTCGTAGAGAAGAAATATAATGTCATCATCAGTTCAGGGAATCCAGGCTGAACCATACACTCCAATTTGAATGGAGAGGATTTTTCCAACTGATAACTAAGCTACAGCATGATGGGGACTGGTGTTAAAATGAGAGCCATTGAAAGTGAAGAGACAAATAAGAGTGAATAATTGAATAATATTTAGAACTGTAGACCTGTCAACAGTGGTTATTGGGAAAGAAATGGGAGAAGACATTTATGGTACATATTTACCTGAAAGAGGTCCCTAGTAGCTATGTGCTGTAGGATGTGGAAGCACCAACCGAGGGAGTAATGAAAGATTCAACTGTTAAAGAAAACATAGATAAGATAAATGAGAAAGACAACTTGAGTGTCTATGCAACATTTTTCTCAATTCATTTTCCATATTTGTGCTAGCTCATGCACATCTCAACTGATTTCATGACGCAAACTTCATCTTCCAACATTATATGTTTGGAAATTCGCAAAATTTTAATGTCCTAAATAGTCACAGTGAGCTTTGAATTCATTCCTCAAAATCTTTCTATAGGCTCTAATGCCACCGGACTAATCATGGTAGTTTCTAATTAACATATCAAACCTCGAACGTTTTTCAATTGTGTTTCATTACCAGATCAGAAGCAAAAGCTTCAAAAGATCTATAAACATTAAAAATTCAAGATAATTTTGATACTGCAACCTTGGTCGTCGGAAGGCACAAATCAGGTTGTCGAACAATGTATATTTGATCTCCATGGTTTTCTTCCTTGTACACATCTTGATTCCGGTGCCAAGTCCACAAAGCATGAGTTGAATTTTTCACCtgaattagaaaaataaacaagTTTAGTATTCGGCTCTTGCATTTGATAGAGTGACATAACCTACAAATGTGATGGAAGAGTAAGGCTAAATTACAAGTTTAATCCCTGAACTCACAAGTTTATATCTATTTAGTCCTTAACTTTTAAATGTGTCTGTAAGAttcttaaactttcaattttatgtcATATAAGTCTAAGAACTTCAAAAATGCCTAACAATTTCTGAACTTTCAATGTCATGTTTATTGAATTCCTAAACTTTAAAAAGTGTCTCATAAATCCTTTAACTTTTAAATTTCGTGTCCTATAGTTCGTTgagattttcaattttgtacCTAATGGATCCTTAACCAattcaacttttcttttctaGTTCACTATCTAGGCATAATCAACATAATTTTTCTAATTGAATATATCTAAGGACCAATAAGACACAAAATAGAAAGTTTAGGAACACATTAaagacaaattttaaaatttagaaacttattagatataaaattgaaagttcCATAACTTATTAGAAACTTTTGAAAGTTGATCAAACAAACGCAAAACTGAAAATTCAAGAACTGAACGTTTAATTTAACCTAAAAGCCCTTTGATGTTAATGGTATACGATTATTAGAGTGCAGTTCAGCAGTTCGAGCAGATCTTTCCCCTTTTTTCATGAAATTCTTTTCGAGTAGACAAGTTGGTAGAATCCAACCTGAAATTATCTTTGTAAGAGATTATGTAAAGCTAACTTAACTTGACAACTGGCAGTGTTTCTTTAAAACTACTATTGATTGAGTATCAAAATGCTTTTCAGACGTATTAAGAGATTAAAATTTGGATTCTAAGTAAGGACAGAATGTTAAACAAAAGATTGTGACCTCAAGCGTTCCATGACCAAAGCTGCTTTCTCTAAATGCACTCCATTCAGGTTGGGTGTTCCAACAAAACTTTCCTTCAGCTGGACCAGAAGAATAGTTCAAACGACACACTCCTCCAAATTCTGGAATGTTATCACGAGCTGAAGGACATTTTCCTGGGTCATCAGCATGGTCCACATCAACCTTCTCAATGTTTCCACCATCTCCAACTGTTATGTAAACGGGGCCACAAGGATCCAGCGTATAGTTGTATACTCTGTTCATGCGTTCATAGGCATGTACCTAACGAGCAGAGATTATTAGATTAATAGCTCGCACTctattaaatattcatccaataaCAAAGAACAAGTAATAGCTTTTCTATTCTTCTTTAGGTTCAGGAGGGGGATTCTACAATGACCAAAATGAAATTAAAGTCCTAAGACAGGGTCAATACTGAAGCCAATACAACACTCGATGACGTGTAGGCAATCCACAAGATAAAAATAATGGTTAATATCAATGGCCCTCCCACATTGAACTAGCAATACTAGACATTTCTGTGAGGTTATTTCAGGCCATATTGTCACTTGGGAGGGACGGTGGGATGAGGATCTAGCAACTTAATATGCACATTTCTGATCCGAGAGAATCTTGAAACTTACATGACCAGAAAAAACAATATCAACACCATGCTCATAAAGAAGGTGTTCCATCTCTTGGCGCATGCATTCAAATTCTTGGTAATGAGAAGAATAGCTATTGTACCATGGCGGATGCCAGGCAGCTACTAACCAAGGGGTCACCGTACGATCCAATTTATCCAAATCTTCTTTCAGCCAAGCAAACTGAGCACCTACACCAGGCCATTGAGAATTTTACAGAGGATTCTTATTTgagcggaaaaaaaaaaaaaaggagctATCTTCAAACACGACAGAATGAATGCTATCTATTACCGGTAGCATTGTAATCGGTATATGCTCCCAACATAAGAAAATGAATTCCTCCAGCATTGAATGAGTAGTAGAAGCTACTATTCGAGCCACTCTCAGCAGAGGGCACTGCAAATCTtgtcaaatatgatttgaaagTGACCCCAGATATTTGGGGCTCAATCTCATGGTTACCCTCGATAACCATCATTGGAACTCGTGAGATTACTGGCTCCATAAACCTGATACCCAGAATGACCCATTTAAAACCAGAGTATATAGTTATGTAAGAATTCTAAAAAACAGACCATTCTACCTCCCCTGTGTATTCTATTTCTCTAATCTCTCATTCTAGAATAGTAAGATTTCATGATTCAAATTCTCATGATATTTAGAATGCAGCATGTACGCCATAAACAAAAGATAATTGTTCAATTAAGTAAAATAAGAAAACGTATTGTTTCCTCAAAATGTACCCCATACCacattttaaaaatcaaaacaagTAACAAATATTATTTTCCAACATCGAAAAACAGGAAACAAGATGTTGTTATCGGAATTTAACCTGCCCCATGCATCCCAACGGGGTTGATATGTCTCCCTGATGGG
Encoded proteins:
- the LOC103483505 gene encoding purple acid phosphatase 23 isoform X3, with product MKWMRSVPFLLIIGLIVADDRPIPSTLDGPFLPVTRRFDPSLRRGSDDLPMDHPRLRKNVSYNFPEQISLAISTPTSMWVSWVTGDAQIGKNVTALDPSSVASEVWYGKKSRKYTSMRRGVSTVYSQLYPFEGLLNYTSGIVHHVRIDGLEPETKYYYQCGDSSIPALSKEHMFETLPLPSKSSYPRKIAIVGDLGLTSNSTTTVDHLVENDPSLILMIGDLVYANQYLTTGGKGAPCFSCAFPDAPIRETYQPRWDAWGRFMEPVISRVPMMVIEGNHEIEPQISGVTFKSYLTRFAVPSAESGSNSSFYYSFNAGGIHFLMLGAYTDYNATGAQFAWLKEDLDKLDRTVTPWLVAAWHPPWYNSYSSHYQEFECMRQEMEHLLYEHGVDIVFSGHVHAYERMNRVYNYTLDPCGPVYITVGDGGNIEKVDVDHADDPGKCPSARDNIPEFGGVCRLNYSSGPAEGKFCWNTQPEWSAFRESSFGHGTLEVKNSTHALWTWHRNQDVYKEENHGDQIYIVRQPDLCLPTTKVT
- the LOC103483505 gene encoding purple acid phosphatase 23 isoform X1; amino-acid sequence: MKWMRSVPFLLIIGLIVADDRPIPSTLDGPFLPVTRRFDPSLRRGSDDLPMDHPRLRKNVSYNFPEQISLAISTPTSMWVSWVTGDAQIGKNVTALDPSSVASEVWYGKKSRKYTSMRRGVSTVYSQLYPFEGLLNYTSGIVHHVRIDGLEPETKYYYQCGDSSIPALSKEHMFETLPLPSKSSYPRKIAIVGDLGLTSNSTTTVDHLVENDPSLILMIGDLVYANQYLTTGGKGAPCFSCAFPDAPIRETYQPRWDAWGRFMEPVISRVPMMVIEGNHEIEPQISGVTFKSYLTRFAVPSAESGSNSSFYYSFNAGGIHFLMLGAYTDYNATGAQFAWLKEDLDKLDRTVTPWLVAAWHPPWYNSYSSHYQEFECMRQEMEHLLYEHGVDIVFSGHVHAYERMNRVYNYTLDPCGPVYITVGDGGNIEKVDVDHADDPGKCPSARDNIPEFGGVCRLNYSSGPAEGKFCWNTQPEWSAFRESSFGHGTLEVKNSTHALWTWHRNQDVYKEENHGDQIYIVRQPDLCLPTTKVLNLSLLPRLVLPHPTAHSY
- the LOC103483505 gene encoding purple acid phosphatase 23 isoform X2, with protein sequence MKWMRSVPFLLIIGLIVADDRPIPSTLDGPFLPVTRRFDPSLRRGSDDLPMDHPRLRKNVSYNFPEQISLAISTPTSMWVSWVTGDAQIGKNVTALDPSSVASEVWYGKKSRKYTSMRRGVSTVYSQLYPFEGLLNYTSGIVHHVRIDGLEPETKYYYQCGDSSIPALSKEHMFETLPLPSKSSYPRKIAIVGDLGLTSNSTTTVDHLVENDPSLILMIGDLVYANQYLTTGGKGAPCFSCAFPDAPIRETYQPRWDAWGRFMEPVISRVPMMVIEGNHEIEPQISGVTFKSYLTRFAVPSAESGSNSSFYYSFNAGGIHFLMLGAYTDYNATGAQFAWLKEDLDKLDRTVTPWLVAAWHPPWYNSYSSHYQEFECMRQEMEHLLYEHGVDIVFSGHVHAYERMNRVYNYTLDPCGPVYITVGDGGNIEKVDVDHADDPGKCPSARDNIPEFGGVCRLNYSSGPAEGKFCWNTQPEWSAFRESSFGHGTLEVKNSTHALWTWHRNQDVYKEENHGDQIYIVRQPDLCLPTTKLNLSLLPRLVLPHPTAHSY